The Bacillus sp. F19 DNA segment GTAAAAGGATGCATAACCGTTATTTCTGACGCATGCAGAGCTTGGCGGTTTATCAAGTTTTTGTTCCCGCCATATAAGTCATCCCCTGAAATCGGATAGCCAATGTGGCTCAGATGGACACGAATCTGATGGGTTCGACCGGTTTCCAGCTGCAGTTTAACAAGTGATACATCAAAACGAGTATTGTAATCTTCCGTTTTAAAATGAGTTAGTGCAGGCTGTCCGCTCGGAGATACTCTCCGACGGGTCGAATGATGACGGTCCTTTCCGATCGGCTGATCAATCTTTCCGTTTTTCTGCTTCAATTTCCCTTGTACGATGGCTGTATAAGTTCTTTTGATCAGCCGTTCTTCAAGGAGGCGGTCCAGGATAGCATGTGATAAGGCATGTTTGGCAAAAACGATTGCACCTGAGGTATCGTGATCAAGTCTGTGAATATGTCTTATTTTTCTAGTCATCCCCTGCATCTGTAAATGAAAGGCGGCTCCATTAGCGAGTGTGCCGGTTTGACCCGGTTCATTTGGATGTGTATCCATTCCGGCAGGTTTATTGACGATTAAAAAATGCTCGTCCTCAAATAGTAAATCAAGCTCCATGTATTCTGGGATGATATCAAGATCTTCATCTTGAAATAAACGAATCATAATGGAGTCTTTTTCATTTAATGGCGCCGTCCAATTTGGCAGGGAGTCATTTATTTTTACTTCATGTTCCATCCGCCATTTATGAATGAGCGTCTTTGGTGCATTCAGTTTTTCTTTCAGAAATTGCTGAAGGGAAATCCCTGTCCATTCTTTCTTAACCGGAAATTCCATCCATTCTCCTTTAATTTTCATTGCAATCCCCTATCTATCAGTAGTCTTACAAGTATACTAAAGATGCTAATTGGATGTCCAAGCTAGAAACGGAAACACTTACCTCTCCTTCGGGCATTAGAGCTATGTTATTCTAGCAGTAAGATAAATGCCCGATCGCAGCAAAGAGGTGAATGAATTTGAGAATTGTTTTTGCATCAACCGAGGAGCAGGAGCAGTACATTGAAGAACTGATTGAAACTATGTATGAAGAAATATTCCCGCAGTATTTTTCAGATGAAACGATTGATCAGCTGGATGAACTTGCCGTTTTAAAGCCGCAAACAGAAGACATGCAGTATAATGGCACGTTAAAAGAAGCTTTTCAAATCATGTCCAGTCTTCAAGCCCTTACAGCATTGCTTAATCATTTGGATCAGCAATCTGAAGAGGAAAACAGGGATCTTTACGACCGCAATATCAATATCTTAAAGAAGTACGGCTATCAATTCCCCCTTACATTTGATCACTTTCTTTCTTCAAAAGAGAAGGCTGAACAAGTAAGCAAATATGGTAAACCGTCAAATAAGTGGATTGTATAAAAAAAGGGTACACGGTCGTGTACCCTTCTTTTTTGTATTTAGAACCCGTATTTTCGGTCGATAGAGCCTGGATGTATGTTATTTTCGTTATTTAGTGTGCCCTATCTGCCTTTAAATAACGTTATTGTCCAGCTCCATCGACCAGAACACCTCTGCCTATAAAGTCAAACCCGGACTTTTCTGTCAGAGCCTTATCTGTCTGTCGGGGCTAAATGGATGATTCCGCTTTTCTTATTTCCAATTACTCAATAAATTCTTAAAATAAGCCTCATCATTATAGCCTTCTACACGTTCTACTTCTTTTCCGTTCTGATAGCGGACAAGTGTTGGAGTAACTTCGATTCCGTACTGCTGCCAGCCGTCTTCAAACTCAAGCAGGTTTAATTGGCCGATTTCTACCCCTGCTTCTTCTGCAGCAGGCATTAATTCAGGAGTCGTTCTTTTGCAGTGTTCACAAGTTGGACTGAAGTAATAAATAACAAAGTCCTCTTTTTTATCCATCTTTTCATCTACTTCTTCAGGAAGGATGATATTCTGATAATTTGGGTCTTCAAGCTGGTCTACGGTAGCAGGATTCAGTTTGTCCTTGCCATATGGATTGCCTTCTGCTTTTTCTGTTTGCTGATAATTTGTTACCAATGCCAAACCGCCGAATAACACGATAAAAATACCTGCAAAAATTAAGAGCTTCTTCATATTAACGACCTACCTTCATTTTTCTGTAAATATTTAAGCTTGTCACAAATACAACGGTAAATCCGATTAGTGCCAGAAATGGTATCGTAATAAATCCAAGCCAGTTGATGTATTCTCCAGTGCAGGGAACAATGCCGCATGATGCTGAATTTTCGCCTACAAAGTCAATTTTTTGAACCGCATAATGATAAATGGAAATCGAACCGCCAATCGCTGATAAAATCATGGAATAAAACGCAATTTGGTAATCCTTCTTATAGATCGCAATGCCAAGAATGACGACAAGAGGATACATTAAGATCCGCTGGTACCAGCAAAGATCACAAGGGATGAATTCCATAATTTCTGAAAAGTATAAGCTCCCAAGCATCGAGATGAATGAAGCCGCCCATGCAATAAATAATTGATTTTCTATGTATTTTTTATGTTTCTCTGACACATTATCGCCTCTCCATTCATGAGTTTACACTACATATTATAGTCCTCGATCAGAGTCTTGTAAAACCAAACTTTCAGACGGCCAGAAATTGGAAAAAGAAGACCTTGATTTGCAGCTTCGCTCATGATGCTTTTCCAGTTATAAAAATAATTGCAGAAACTCTTTTGTCATTTTGTTTCGGTTTTGATTTCCAAAATAATTAGCGGGTGTTTGTACACTTCTGAAGCAAAAATTTAAAGTAAAACATGTCTTCTTTCAAAACCGTTCATACTAAAACACCTCTTTCTTATCTTAATGAAAAAGAAGGGTGAATACAAATTTCAAATTCAGCGGCAAAAGTTCATGGATTTAATTGAGAGTAAAGGACACATTTTCTAAAAGAAAAGACAGGATTTATGCACATACTATTAGCTGAAAGGAGCTGTTTTAAGTTGAATTCATCAATCAGAGAAACTATGTCAAAAGATCTTGTTACAATTTCTTCCTCACAAAGCATACAGGAGGCTGCAGAACTGATGAGCAGCAAAAATGTTGGTTCCATTCCTGTTGTGGATGGGGGACAGGTAAAAGGTGTCATCACAGACCGGGACATCACGCTCCGTTCAACTGCACAAGACATGCCTAATGATACGAAAGTGGCAGATGTAATGTCTTCAAACCTTGTGACAGGAACACCTGACATGAGCAGCGAAGAAGCAGCGCGGCTGATGGCGTCAAATCAGATTCGCCGCTTGCCGATCGTTGAAAACAATCAGCTTGTAGGCTATGTTGCACTGGGTGACCTTGCAACTGATCAAATGTCTAATGAAGCAGCAGGACAGGCACTGACTAACATTTCAGAGCAGCACTAATAAGGAAGGCACCTGCAAAGTATAAGCAGGTGCTTTCTTTTCTTTTTCCGTTATATAATGTTCTTATTAATGACAGGGGGGAAGATTCATGATTAAAGCCATCATCTTTGATTTTGACGGATTGATTCTTGATACAGAAACGCACGAATATGAAGTCCTTCAGGAAATTTTTAAAGAACAGGGCAGTGAATTGCCTATGTCAGTATGGGGTAAAGTGATAGGAACAGCATCTGATTTCAATCCATTTGCATACTTGGAAGAACAAATCGGAAGATCAGTCAATCATGAGCATTTAACACACTTGCAAAAAGAAAAGTTTGAAAAAAGAATATCTGCTGAAGCTGCGAGACCTGGTGTTGAGGCTTATTTAATGGCTGCAAAGGAATTGGGCCTGAAAATTGGCCTGGCATCTAGTTCAAGCTATGAATGGGTATCCTCGTATTTAGAAAGTTTGAATCTAATTGCTTATTTTGAGTGCATACGCACATCCAATCATGTTCAATTCGTTAAACCAGATCCTGCCTTGTACATAGAAGCAGCTAAATGCCTAGGTGTTAAGCCCGGTGAGTGTCTGGCCTTTGAAGATTCCGTAAATGGCGCACTCGCCGCTAAAAAAGCAGGCATGTTCTGCACCATCGTTCCAAACAGCGTGACAAGTCACTTAGAGTTTGGAGACGTTGATCATCGTTTAGAGTCGATGGCTGAAATGGAGCTTGAAAAAGTCATCTCGCTTATTGAGTCAAAGAACTGAAAATGTTTCGGAGCGGACTAATTAGGGAATAAATTGCTGTACTACATAAAGGAGCGATTCTTTTGACCGATACAATTGATTTGTCCAAATTCGAGAAAAAAATGATTATCAGAAATATTGAAGAGAATGACATAGATGAAATATTAGCGATGCAGGCTTTATGTTTTCCAGGAATGGTTCCTTGGGAAAGAGAGCATTTAGAAAGTCATCTGGAGCATTTTCCTGAAGGCCAGTTTTGTGCTGAATTTGAAGGAAAGATCATTGGTTCATGCTCAAGTCTGATCATTAACTTTGATGAATACGATGACCGTCACACTTGGGATGATATTACGGATAACGGATATATATCAAACCATAATCCTGACGGCTACAATATGTATGGAATAGAAGTGATGGTGCATCCTGAGTATCGCCGGATGAAAATCGGCCATAGGCTTTATGAGGCAAGAAAAGATCTTGCGAGACGGCTGAATCTTAAAAGTATTATAATCGGGGGACGAATCCCGAATTATCATAAGTTTGAAAAAGAAATGTCTCCGCGTCAGTATGTGCAGGAAGTCATTCATCATAAAATCTACGATCCAGTGCTCTCGTTTCAGCTGCTGAACGGATTTTTGCTGATGAGAATTAATCCAAACTATTTGCCTGACGATCGTGCTTCGGGTAAATATGCAACTCTAATGGAGTGGAACAATGTTGATTACATGCCAAACACTAAACGATTCTATAAAACGGCTCTGCCGGTGCGTATTTGTGTTGTGCAGTATCAAATGAAACAAATTAACTCGTTTGAAGAGTTTGCGAATCAGGTGGAATATTATACAGACGTTGCATCTGATGCATCTGCTGATTTTGCTGTATTCCCGGAATTGCTTACAGCTCAGTTAATGTCCTTTTTGGATGAAAAATCACCAAGCAGGGCGATCCGCAAACTGACTGAGTATACGGAAGAGTACATTAGTCTTTTTACAGAGCTTGCAGTGAAATATAATGTCAATATCGTTGGCGGTTCTCACTTTGTAGAGGAAGATAACGGAAAAATTTTTAACGTTGCCTACCTTTTCCGCAGAGACGGCACAATTGAAAAGCAATATAAAATTCACATCACTCCAAATGAACGCAAATGGTGGGGAATCAGCAGAGGGGATGATGTCAAAGTTTTTGATACTGACTGCGGCAAGGTCGCCATTCAAATCTGCTATGACATTGAATTCCCTGAGCTCGCACGCATCGCTACTGAAAAAGGCGCTAAAATCATATTCACGCCATTTTGTACAGAAGATCGCCAGGGCTACTTGCGTGTCCGCTATTGCTCACAGGCGAGAGCAGTGGAGAATCAGATCTATACCGTCATTTCAGGTACAGTCGGAAATCTCCCGCAAACAGAAAATATGGATATTCAATACGCACAATCCGCTATTTTTGCTCCGTCTGATTTTGAATTTGCAAGAGACGGCATAGTTGGCGAGTGCAATCCGAACATTGAAATGGTCGTGATCGGAGATGTGGATCTTGAAATACTCCGCAGGCAGCGTCAATCCGGAACAGTCAGACAGCTGAAAGACCGCAGACATGACGTTTACGGAATTCGATATAGGAAGAACTAGGGCAAAGATAACTCATCTTTGTCTTCTTTTTTTGAAGTTATAGGAATGCACATGATTGCAAGCGGAAGCGCCTAACTCCTCGGTCAGAACGGATCACAGAAAAGTCAAAACCGGATTATAGAAAGAAACCTTGAGTTTACAGGAATATATGTAGTACATTCCATTTAAGCATTTATATTAAATATTAAAAAAGTAGGAGGTGCAGACGATGAGTTTTGAAGGTCAGCAAATATTGCCTGCTATCCGCAATATGAAGCAGTTTGAACGTTTTTTGGAAAGTCCGTATCAGTATGGAGTCCTTCTGGATACTCATCTCGGACAGGTTCGGAATATTGTCAGACTGACAAATGCATCGAACAAGAAAATTCTCATTCATGTCGACTTGATTCAAGGCTTGAAGCACGATGAGTATGCAGCAGAGTTTATCTGTCAGGAAGTAAAGCCGGCAGGATTAATTTCAACCCGATCAAACGTGATTGCAAAAGCAAAGCAGCGGGGTATTTATGCCATTCAGCGGCTGTTTCTTCTTGATTCGAGTGCCCTTGAGAAAAGTTTAGAGCTGATAACAAGAAACAAACCGGATTATATTGAGGTACTTCCAGGACTTGTTCCCAGTTTGATCCAAGAGGTAAAGGAGAAAACCGGAATACCTATTTTTGCAGGCGGTTTCGTCAAAACCTCTGAAGAAGTGCATAACGCGCTCGCAGCAGGTGCTACAGCAGTAACATCATCAGAAATGGAGTTATGGAAAAATTATCAAAATATATAATGTTTTTTGTTGACACCGCTTACATTAGCATGTACCATAAAGGCAAGTTAATAAATGTGATGGAGAAACGGAGATCCACAGCAAATCTTTACTTATTGTAAAGTCATTTGTTGTGGATTTTTTTATTCTTTTAATCTATTAAAATCACATTTATCAGATAGGAGGATATAAAGATGACGGCTTTTTGGGGAGAAGTAATTGGTACGATGATTTTGATTGTGTTCGGCGGAGGTGTATGTGCAGGTGTCAGCTTAAAGAAGTCATTCGCGCATAACTCTGGCTGGATTGTCATTACAATGGGATGGGGATTTGGTGTTGCCATGGCTGTTTATGCAGTCGGCGGAATAAGCGGGGCGCATTTGAATCCGGCTGTTACATTTGCTCTTGCTTTTGCAGGTACTTTTGAATGGAGTCAGGTGCCATCTTATCTAGCAGCTCAAATGATTGGAGCATTTTTAGGAGCAGTGCTTGTTTTCCTTCAGTACCTTCCGCACTGGAAGGAAACAGAGGATCCAGGTGCAAAGCTCAGTGTGTTTTCTACAAGTCCGGCGATTCCCAATCACTTTGCCAACTTTATCAGTGAAGCGCTTGGAACATTTATCTTTGTGCTCACATTACTTGCGATTGGAGCGAATACATTTACTGAGGGCCTGAATCCGCTTATAGTAGGATTTCTGGTCGTTGCAATCGGGCTATCGCTTGGAGGTACTACAGGCTATGCAATCAACCCTGCTCGTGACCTTGGGCCAAGACTTGCACATTTTGTTTTGCCGATTGCAGGAAAAGGGAGTTCGAACTGGAAATATGCATGGATACCAGTTGTTGCACCTCTAGTAGGCGGATCTTTTGCAGCGGTCTTTTATAATTACGTTTTTAAGGGTAATATCAATACTGCCTTCTGGTATGTAGCAGCTGCACTTGTATTTATGCTTGGAATTGTCTTTGCACTGTCAAAGAAACAATCGAATTCTGAAAGCTCTGCAACTTACTAAAATTAAAGGGGGATTTATCCATGGAAAAGTATATTTTGTCTTTAGACCAGGGTACGACTAGTTCTAGAGCCATTTTATTTAACAAACAGGGTGAAATTGTTCACATTGCACAAAAAGAATTTAAACAATATTTCCCTAAGCCAGGCTGGGTGGAGCATAATGCAAATGAAATCTGGGGTTCTATTTTAGCTGTAATCGCAACATGTTTATCAGAAATGAATGTAAAACCAGAGCAAATTGCAGGCATCGGAATCACGAATCAGCGCGAGACAGCTGTTGTCTGGGATAAAAATACTTCACAGCCTGTATACAATGCGATTGTATGGCAATCAAGACAAACGGCTGGCATTTGTGAAGAATTAAAAGAAAAAGGCTATAATGATACATTCAGAGAAAAGACAGGATTATTGATTGATGCTTACTTCTCTGGAACAAAAGTGAAATGGATTTTAGATAATGTTGAAGGTGCAAGAGAGAAAGCTGACAAAGGCGATCTTTTATTCGGAACAATTGATACATGGCTGATCTGGAAGCTGTCAGGCGGTAATGCACATGTAACCGATTATTCAAATGCTTCCCGCACATTAATGTATAACATCCATGAATTAAAGTGGGACGATGAGCTATTAGAATATTTAACTGTTCCAAAATCAATGCTTCCTGAAGTTAAGCCTTCATCGGAAGTGTATGCAAATACAATAGAATATCACTTCTTCGGTCATTCCGTGCCAATTGCAGGCGCTGCAGGAGATCAGCAGTCAGCATTATTTGGCCAGGCATGCTTTGAAGAAGGAATGGCTAAAAATACGTACGGTACAGGCTGCTTCATGCTGATGAACACAGGCGAAAAGGCAATTCGTTCTGAAAATGGCCTGTTAACGACTATCGCATGGGGTGTGAACGGCAAAGTCGAATATGCGCTTGAAGGAAGTATTTTCGTAGCCGGTTCTGCGATTCAATGGCTGCGTGACGGACTCCGCATGTTTAAAGATGCAAAAGACAGTGAGCGCTATGCTGACCGTGTCGAGTCAACAGAAGGTGTTTACGTTGTTCCGGCATTTGTAGGGCTCGGAACACCATACTGGGACAGTGACGTGAGAGGAGCTGTTTTCGGCTTAACACGGGGCACTTCAAAAGAGCACTTTGTCCGTGCTACACTCGAATCACTTGCATATCAAACGAAGGATGTCCTGACTGCTATGGAAGCAGATTCAGGCATTTCATTAAAAACACTTCGTGTTGACGGCGGTGCTGTTAAAAATAATTTCTTAATGGATTTCCAAAGCAACATGCTGGGCGTCCCTGTTGAGCGTCCTGAAGTAAATGAGACAACTGCGCTTGGTGCAGCATACCTTGCAGGTCTTGCTGTCGGCTTCTGGGAGGACAAATCTAATATTACTAAGCAATGGAAATTAGATAAGCAGTTTGAACCGGAAATGGAAGATGAAGTCCGCGATGAGTTATACGGCGGCTGGAAAAAAGCAGTAAAAGCAGCTCAGGCTTTTAAATAAACAAATCTTATGATATACTGACATCAAGTTAATAGAACGGTTGGAGATTGGGAGAGGCCACAACACTAGAGCAGGCATTTAATTGCTGCACTAGCTTGTTGTGGTCTCTTTTTTAATCCCTTCTGGAAAATATTAGGAGGAAAATCAAATGGCTTTTTCAAGCGATAAAAGACACGATATCTTAAATAAAATGACGCAGGAAACGTATGATGTATTTGTCATTGGCGGAGGAATCACAGGGTCCGGCATCGCGCTTGATGCTGCTTCAAGAGGAATGAAAATCGGTCTTGTTGAAATGCAGGACTTTGCAGCAGGCACTTCAAGCAGATCGACAAAGCTTGTGCACGGCGGACTCCGCTACCTCAAGCAATTTGAAGTCAAAATGGTGGCAGAGGTCGGGAAAGAAAGAGCCATTGTGTATGAAAACGGGCCGCATGTAACAACTCCTGAATGGATGCTCCTCCCCATGCACAAAGGAGGAACGTTCGGACCATTTTCAACATCGATCGGTCTTCGTGTATATGATTTTCTTGCAGCTGTTAAACGCGGAGAAAGAAGAAAGATGCTAAGCGCCAAGGAAACACTTGCGAAAGAGCCGCTTGTGAAAAAGCAAGGACTAAAGGGCGGAGGCTACTATGTAGAATACCGGACAGATGACGCAAGACTTACAATTGAAGTCATGAAAGAAGCTGTGCGCTTCGGTGCAGATGCAGTCAACTATGCAAAAGCGGGCGGGTTTATTTACGAAAAAGGAAAAGTCATCGGTGTTCATATTGTGGATACGATTTCTGGAAAAACATATGATGTGTACGCTAAGAAAATCATCAATGCTGCAGGCCCTTGGGTCGATCAGCTGAGAGAAATGGATAAATCGAAAAATGGAAAATCTCTTCAGATGACAAAGGGAATACATCTTGTCTTTGATCAAAGCAAATTCCCGCTGAAACAGGCTATTTACTTTGATACGCCTGATAAACGGATGGTATTCGCGATCCCGCGTGACGGTAAAACCTATGTAGGCACAACAGATACAGTATACAAAGAAGATCCGAAAAATCCCCGTATGACAGTGAAAGACAGAGATTACGTGATTGAGTCCATTAACTATATGTTCCCTGACTTGTCCATCCGTGCTGAGGATGCTGAATCAAGCTGGGCCGGCATTCGTCCGCTTATTCATGAAGACGGCAAAGATCCTTCTGAAATATCAAGGAAGGATGAGATTTGGACATCTGAAACAGGACTCATCACCATTGCAGGCGGAAAACTGACAGGCTACAGAAAAATGGCAGAGCACATTATTGACCTCATTGTAAAAGATTTTAAAGAAGCAGGATTAAAGGATTTTGGAGCATGCAAAACAAGAAACATGCCGATCTCAGGCGGACATGTAGGCGGTTCATCAAGTCTTGAAACTTTTGTCAAAACAAAAACGGAACAAGGCATGTCCCTTGGACTGACAGAAATGCAGGCGAAGCATTTATCAAGAAGGTATGGATCAAATGCAGATGCGCTGTTTGAGAGAGCAGAGACGTTAAAACCGTTTGCTGAAAAATACGGGTTGCCTATTTACATTCTCGCAGAAATTGACTATGCGATGACAGAAGAAATGACAGCCACTCCTTCCGACTTCTTTGTCAGAAGAACAGGTGCCGTGTACTTTGATATTAATTGGGCAAGAACGTATCAGGAGCCTGTCACAAATTACATGGCTGACAAACTGAAGTGGAGTCCTCGGCAAAAGCAGCAGTACTTTGCTAAGCTTCAAACTCATCTGCACGATGCAGTTGTGCCTGATGAGGTAAGAAAAGCAAACTGATTATGAGAATACGGCAGCCGTTAGTAATGCAAAATCACCATCGGCTGCCATTTTTCTTTAGATTTTATTATTTTAAAATTGAATTTTTTTAACAAAATTAAAATATCAGCAAGTCCCAATATGTGTTAAAATAAGCCTTGGAATCGACTGATTTCTATTTTTTACATACGAATTTAGGCAGGAATTGTCTAAATAATGAAGAAATAATTACAAAACACTTACAACCCTAAAATTATTGGAGGTACATTATGAGTTTTGAAAAAAGCTATCAGCGCTGGAAAAGCAAAACAGATTTAGATTCAGAATTAAGACTTCTTTTATCAGATTTAGAAAATAACGATAAAGCGCGCGAGGATTGCTTTTACAAAAACTTAGAATTTGGAACAGGCGGCATGCGCGGGGAAATAGGACTTGGAATTAATCGCATGAACATATATACTGTCCGAAAAGCATCTGAAGGTCTGGCGCTTTATATTGAGTCTTTCGGCAAAGAAGCGAAAAAACGCGGAGTGGCGATTGCTTATGATTCCCGCCATAAATCACCGGAGTTTGCAATGGAAGCTGCAAAAACTCTTGCAAGCCATGGCATTCAAACATATGTCTTTGAAGAACTGCGCCCGACACCTGAGCTTTCGTTTGCTGTACGGTATCTAAACGCGTTCTCCGGCATTGTCGTCACAGCAAGCCATAATCCTCCTGAATATAACGGCTATAAAGTATACGGCGAAGACGGAGGACAATTGCCTCCTGCAGCAGCAGATGAAGTCATCGCCAAAGTAAACGAAATTGAAGACGAACTAAGCATCCAGGTGAAGGATGAAGCAGAATTAAAAGCAGCAGGGCTTATTAAAATGATCGGAGAAGAAATTGATTCCGCTTATAATGACAAGCTTGTAACGATCTCTGTGAATCCGCAGCTATCTGAAGAAGTAGATTTGAATATTGTTTTTACTCCTCTTCATGGTACAGCAAATAAGCCTGTTCGACGCGGCCTTGATGCACTTGGCTATAAAAATGTAACCGTTGTATCAGAGCAGGAGCTGCCTGATCCAAACTTCAGCACAGTCAAGTCTCCAAACCCTGAGGAGCATGCAGCATTTGAGTATGCCATCCGTGACGGCAAAAAAACCAATGCGGACTTATTGATTGCAACAGATCCTGATGCAGACCGCCTTGGAATCGCCGTGAAAAATTTAGAAGGAGAATATGTCGTTTTGACGGGCAATCAAACTGGGGCCATTCTTCTTCACTATTTATTATCCCAGAAAAAAGAAAAGGGCATCCTGCCTGCCAATGGAGTTGTTCTGAAAACCATCGTAACTTCAGAAATCGGCAGGGATGTAGCGGCGTCCTTCGGTTTAGATACAATCGATACACTGACAGGCTTTAAGTTCATCGGTGAAAAAATCAATGAATACGAGCGCACCGGTCAATATACTTTCCAATTTGGCTATGAAGAAAGCTACGGCTATTTGATTGGGGACTTTGCACGTGATAAAGATGCTGTACAAGCAGCAATCTTAGCTGTTGAAGTGGCAGCTTATTATAAAAAACAAGGCAAGACGCTTTATGAAGGTTTACTCGAAATTTTTGAGCAATACGGCTATTACCGTGAAGGACTTGAGTCATTGACACTTAAAGGGAAAGATGGAGCTGAACAGATTCAAAGCATTTTAACTTCATTCCGCAGCAATCCTCCTCAGACGATGGGAGTTAAAAAAATTGTGACGATTGAAGATTATAAAGCAGGAACCCGCTTCAACGCAGAAGCTAAAACGACAGAAGAGATCACGCTGCCGCCGTCTAACGTTCTTAAGTACTATTTAGAAGACGGATCATGGTTCTGCCTGCGTCCATCCGGAACGGAGCCGAAAGCGAAATTCTACTTCGGTGTAACAGGAGAAACACTTGCGGACAGCGAACAAAAGCTTGAAGCTCTTACTTCTGCCCTTATGAAAAAAGTAAACGAATTGATCTAATAAGGAAGCTATTTTAAAAAATGCAGCTGGAAAAGGTGATGGTCTTTTTCAGCTGTTTTAATGGGAAAGAGGTTTTATCATCTCATCTGATGTCGGAAGATACACGATTGCAAATGGTTCAGCGTATACAGCGACTAAATATGCGGTTCAAGGCTTTTCAGGCTCACTGGCTCAGGAAGTGCGCGAATACGGCATTCGCGTAGGCACAATCAATCCAGGCATGGTCGATTCCTATTTCAACAAT contains these protein-coding regions:
- the glpK gene encoding glycerol kinase GlpK is translated as MEKYILSLDQGTTSSRAILFNKQGEIVHIAQKEFKQYFPKPGWVEHNANEIWGSILAVIATCLSEMNVKPEQIAGIGITNQRETAVVWDKNTSQPVYNAIVWQSRQTAGICEELKEKGYNDTFREKTGLLIDAYFSGTKVKWILDNVEGAREKADKGDLLFGTIDTWLIWKLSGGNAHVTDYSNASRTLMYNIHELKWDDELLEYLTVPKSMLPEVKPSSEVYANTIEYHFFGHSVPIAGAAGDQQSALFGQACFEEGMAKNTYGTGCFMLMNTGEKAIRSENGLLTTIAWGVNGKVEYALEGSIFVAGSAIQWLRDGLRMFKDAKDSERYADRVESTEGVYVVPAFVGLGTPYWDSDVRGAVFGLTRGTSKEHFVRATLESLAYQTKDVLTAMEADSGISLKTLRVDGGAVKNNFLMDFQSNMLGVPVERPEVNETTALGAAYLAGLAVGFWEDKSNITKQWKLDKQFEPEMEDEVRDELYGGWKKAVKAAQAFK
- a CDS encoding glycerol-3-phosphate dehydrogenase/oxidase — its product is MAFSSDKRHDILNKMTQETYDVFVIGGGITGSGIALDAASRGMKIGLVEMQDFAAGTSSRSTKLVHGGLRYLKQFEVKMVAEVGKERAIVYENGPHVTTPEWMLLPMHKGGTFGPFSTSIGLRVYDFLAAVKRGERRKMLSAKETLAKEPLVKKQGLKGGGYYVEYRTDDARLTIEVMKEAVRFGADAVNYAKAGGFIYEKGKVIGVHIVDTISGKTYDVYAKKIINAAGPWVDQLREMDKSKNGKSLQMTKGIHLVFDQSKFPLKQAIYFDTPDKRMVFAIPRDGKTYVGTTDTVYKEDPKNPRMTVKDRDYVIESINYMFPDLSIRAEDAESSWAGIRPLIHEDGKDPSEISRKDEIWTSETGLITIAGGKLTGYRKMAEHIIDLIVKDFKEAGLKDFGACKTRNMPISGGHVGGSSSLETFVKTKTEQGMSLGLTEMQAKHLSRRYGSNADALFERAETLKPFAEKYGLPIYILAEIDYAMTEEMTATPSDFFVRRTGAVYFDINWARTYQEPVTNYMADKLKWSPRQKQQYFAKLQTHLHDAVVPDEVRKAN
- a CDS encoding phospho-sugar mutase translates to MSFEKSYQRWKSKTDLDSELRLLLSDLENNDKAREDCFYKNLEFGTGGMRGEIGLGINRMNIYTVRKASEGLALYIESFGKEAKKRGVAIAYDSRHKSPEFAMEAAKTLASHGIQTYVFEELRPTPELSFAVRYLNAFSGIVVTASHNPPEYNGYKVYGEDGGQLPPAAADEVIAKVNEIEDELSIQVKDEAELKAAGLIKMIGEEIDSAYNDKLVTISVNPQLSEEVDLNIVFTPLHGTANKPVRRGLDALGYKNVTVVSEQELPDPNFSTVKSPNPEEHAAFEYAIRDGKKTNADLLIATDPDADRLGIAVKNLEGEYVVLTGNQTGAILLHYLLSQKKEKGILPANGVVLKTIVTSEIGRDVAASFGLDTIDTLTGFKFIGEKINEYERTGQYTFQFGYEESYGYLIGDFARDKDAVQAAILAVEVAAYYKKQGKTLYEGLLEIFEQYGYYREGLESLTLKGKDGAEQIQSILTSFRSNPPQTMGVKKIVTIEDYKAGTRFNAEAKTTEEITLPPSNVLKYYLEDGSWFCLRPSGTEPKAKFYFGVTGETLADSEQKLEALTSALMKKVNELI